A single window of Chitinophaga sp. XS-30 DNA harbors:
- a CDS encoding TonB-dependent receptor, with protein sequence MKTIQQKKFHVLWRYGNIVRDQRLLLLLFFLSSVFMPAFAQTGAIKVTGVVKDSTGGTLPNVTIYEKGTRNGTLSNTDGSFSISVKPDGILVFTMVGFGTEEVSVNNRATLNVVLRTSATELSDVVVVGYGTTKRKSLTNAISTISAEDIGNVRGGSTTSSTLAGKVPGVSFRMPDGRPGASANIQIRNLGNPLYVIDGVQQDAGQFNNIASQDIESISFLKDAAAAIYGVRAANGVVVVTTKRGRQGARSTINLDVSMGIQNWTRFIDPLENSYDYMSLRAEAEMNRVPPVGGNPITTNITPAELEKYRIGTEYGYQSFNWRDYIVQGNTPLNVYNLNFTGGAENITYYVSATRTFQNSVLGREYKFHRTNIQSNISAKVANGLKVGANMNGRIETRENPGVPQVDDYWQARFAIIRNTPLERPFANDNPMYLNDIKHNETNWGYLNTKYAGKYKEDWRVMQVNLDAEWEIPGIEGLKLSGLYSYYLADQLLNNHEYTYDTYTYNPADDTYTRTGGSTNPWRERNQRKVINQTSQVRLSYDKTFGRHGVSAMIVSERLQSQTLENWIHAVPTTNVLPLIYFATADTYRDSDNRQARTGIAARINYAYDDKYFLEGIMRRDASYLFPPDHRIGYFPSVSAGWRITEEPFMKSLLGSNKVLSDLKIRGSYGILGDDGSALNLPDFTYVEGYNYNAGIAILDGVAVIGSEDRGAPITNITWLKSSMFDVGFDFSLFGGKLSGSYDYFYRKRTGLRDVKTDVLIPSELGYGLPNENLNSDARFGHEFSAVYNGQSGEVKFRVGGNVSYSRAKFLTAYRRVFFNSLDQYFNSDIDRLRGFVLGFEQIGRFTSQEEINNYPVNIDGQGNRTLLPGDLIYKDMDGDGRITDNDRRPIGWATGSQPNISIGLQLGMTFRGFDFTADFSGATQYTWFQENELKNPFQNDGNISKIFTDRWHREDPFDRNSAWIPGKYPALRYNEGGHSNTRPSTFWAHNITYLRARTIELGYTLPVSLINRARMQRARFYVNTFNLFSIDNVKEYGIDPEVNDTNGLQYPQNKVFNFGVNLSF encoded by the coding sequence ATGAAAACAATTCAACAAAAAAAGTTCCATGTTTTATGGCGCTACGGCAACATTGTCCGGGATCAACGGCTGTTGCTGCTGCTGTTCTTTCTTTCTTCGGTCTTTATGCCGGCATTCGCGCAAACAGGTGCGATCAAAGTCACCGGCGTGGTAAAGGACAGTACAGGGGGTACGCTCCCCAATGTTACGATCTATGAGAAAGGCACCCGGAATGGTACATTGTCCAACACTGATGGCAGCTTCTCCATTTCGGTGAAACCAGATGGCATACTGGTGTTTACCATGGTCGGCTTCGGCACCGAAGAGGTATCAGTAAACAACCGGGCCACTTTGAATGTAGTGCTCCGTACATCGGCAACAGAACTGTCCGATGTAGTAGTGGTAGGTTACGGCACCACAAAAAGGAAATCGCTGACCAATGCCATTTCCACGATATCTGCAGAGGATATCGGAAATGTGCGGGGCGGCTCCACAACCAGCTCCACGCTGGCGGGTAAAGTACCGGGCGTGTCTTTCCGGATGCCAGACGGCAGGCCGGGAGCATCAGCCAACATCCAGATACGCAACCTCGGGAATCCGTTGTATGTGATCGATGGTGTGCAGCAGGATGCAGGGCAGTTCAATAATATTGCTTCGCAGGACATCGAGAGCATTTCCTTTCTTAAAGATGCAGCCGCCGCTATCTATGGTGTGCGGGCGGCGAACGGCGTTGTGGTGGTCACCACCAAAAGAGGCCGCCAGGGTGCAAGAAGCACCATCAACCTGGATGTTAGCATGGGCATTCAGAACTGGACGCGCTTCATCGATCCGCTCGAAAATTCCTATGACTACATGAGCCTGAGAGCCGAAGCGGAAATGAACCGCGTGCCGCCGGTTGGTGGCAATCCCATCACCACCAACATTACGCCGGCTGAACTGGAGAAATACAGAATAGGCACAGAGTACGGCTACCAGAGCTTTAACTGGCGGGATTATATCGTGCAGGGCAATACGCCGCTCAATGTATATAATCTCAACTTTACCGGCGGTGCGGAGAATATCACGTATTACGTTTCCGCTACACGCACCTTCCAGAATTCTGTGCTGGGGAGGGAATACAAGTTCCACCGGACAAATATCCAGTCCAATATCTCGGCAAAGGTGGCCAATGGGCTGAAAGTAGGCGCCAATATGAACGGAAGGATCGAAACACGGGAGAACCCCGGTGTGCCGCAGGTGGACGACTACTGGCAGGCCCGGTTCGCCATCATCCGCAATACGCCGCTGGAACGGCCTTTCGCCAATGACAACCCCATGTACCTGAACGATATCAAGCATAACGAAACGAACTGGGGATATCTCAATACCAAATATGCCGGCAAGTACAAAGAGGACTGGCGGGTAATGCAGGTGAACCTGGATGCGGAGTGGGAGATACCCGGCATCGAAGGCCTCAAGCTGTCCGGCCTCTATTCGTATTACCTGGCGGACCAGCTGTTGAATAACCACGAGTACACATACGATACCTATACGTACAACCCGGCGGACGATACTTACACGAGGACCGGCGGCAGCACCAACCCCTGGCGGGAACGCAACCAGCGGAAAGTGATCAACCAGACCTCACAGGTAAGGCTGTCGTACGACAAAACATTCGGCCGGCATGGCGTGTCCGCCATGATCGTATCCGAGCGCCTGCAGAGCCAGACTTTGGAAAACTGGATACATGCAGTGCCTACCACCAATGTGCTGCCCCTGATCTATTTTGCTACGGCGGATACCTACCGGGATTCTGATAACAGGCAGGCCAGGACCGGTATTGCCGCCAGGATCAACTATGCATATGACGATAAATATTTCCTGGAAGGCATTATGCGGCGCGATGCGTCCTATCTCTTTCCTCCCGATCACCGCATCGGTTATTTCCCCAGTGTATCGGCCGGATGGCGGATAACGGAAGAACCTTTCATGAAGAGCCTGCTGGGCAGCAATAAAGTACTGTCTGACCTGAAGATCCGCGGTTCCTACGGTATCCTGGGTGATGACGGATCAGCGCTGAACCTGCCTGATTTTACTTATGTGGAAGGCTATAACTACAATGCCGGTATTGCGATACTGGATGGTGTAGCCGTTATCGGTTCGGAAGACCGCGGTGCGCCGATCACCAATATCACCTGGCTGAAAAGCTCCATGTTCGATGTGGGTTTTGATTTCAGCCTGTTCGGCGGAAAGCTCTCCGGTTCATATGATTACTTCTACCGCAAACGCACCGGCCTGCGTGATGTAAAAACAGATGTGCTGATACCTTCAGAACTGGGTTACGGCCTGCCCAACGAAAACCTGAACAGCGACGCCCGTTTCGGGCATGAGTTCTCCGCAGTATATAACGGGCAGAGCGGTGAAGTGAAGTTCAGGGTAGGCGGCAATGTGTCCTATTCCCGCGCAAAGTTCCTGACCGCATATCGCCGTGTATTCTTCAACTCGCTGGACCAGTATTTCAATTCCGATATCGACCGGTTGAGAGGTTTTGTGCTGGGCTTCGAACAGATCGGCCGCTTCACCTCCCAGGAAGAGATCAACAACTATCCCGTGAATATAGACGGGCAGGGCAACAGGACTTTGCTGCCCGGAGACCTGATCTACAAGGATATGGACGGCGATGGCCGGATCACGGATAACGACCGCCGCCCGATAGGATGGGCGACAGGCTCGCAACCCAATATCAGCATCGGTCTGCAGCTGGGAATGACTTTCAGGGGATTTGATTTTACAGCGGACTTCTCCGGGGCAACACAGTACACCTGGTTCCAGGAGAATGAACTGAAGAACCCTTTCCAGAACGACGGCAACATCAGCAAGATCTTTACGGACCGCTGGCATCGGGAAGACCCGTTTGACCGCAACAGCGCCTGGATACCGGGAAAATATCCCGCCCTCCGGTACAACGAAGGCGGCCATAGCAATACCCGCCCCTCCACATTCTGGGCCCACAACATCACCTACCTCAGGGCCAGGACCATCGAGCTGGGTTATACGCTGCCCGTATCGCTCATCAACCGGGCCAGGATGCAACGCGCACGTTTTTATGTGAACACCTTCAACCTGTTCTCCATTGATAATGTGAAGGAGTATGGTATCGATCCGGAAGTGAACGATACGAACGGGCTGCAATACCCGCAGAACAAAGTGTTCAACTTCGGCGTCAACCTGTCCTTTTAA
- a CDS encoding two-component regulator propeller domain-containing protein, with protein MLKRKFHCSLFIAVLFFLSGKAQQYYFRHYQVEDGLSHNTVFCVLQDQKGFLWMGTKDGLNRFDGNIFKVFRNDEQDSTTIGEGYIYSLHEDTFGQMWVGTSNGIYKYIAETESFALVRQTKGQGIGTMGNDAKGDIWYISGGSLYQYIPVRDTLLNHGTAGAPDYVTAMRFMKDGSLWTGTYSGLVMQYGHPGRSFYVFGHSPASSSRIINRLEDAGNGRILVGTTNQGLKLLHTDEGTYEDILSYKTDNIPIYIRHIHQTAENEYWIATESGIYIYDLAKRQYINLRKQYNNPYSLSDNAVYFLERDKEGGVWAGTYFGGINYYPPQYTYFEKYFPDNSNRSISGNAVREICEDHYGNIWIGTEDNGINKLEPSTGNITQYKPGKDGSGLSHTNIHGLLAEGNNLWIGTLDNGIDQMDIRTGKVIHHYSAGEGSFSHNFVVVFYKTRAGDLLTGTGAELARYDPVQQAFVKVEALPHCAPRGIDEDTTGTVWVATADQGLFCYNPATGEKAQFTASRGEACALVSNELLTVLVDKAQNVWVGTEGHGMMQYDRKTQCFRRYTTAHGLPSNYVFRILEDNSGRLWITTSRGLACLNPASGKIRVFTTINGLLNNQFNYNSGYKDKHGKMYIGSVKGMIVFKPDEFRKDTFVAPVYITGFTLSGGGTATKDRKSILYTRKITLPYDQASFNIDFSALSFTAPEMISYAYKMEGLDRDWTFLKSNRLAYFTDIKPGKYIFMVTTTDANGHPGKHPATLEIEITPPFWATSPAYLFYALLGISLLYYLISRYHYRQNLKQKRKMEELRYKKEKELYQAKVDFLTNVAHEINTPLTLIKGPLEQVIEHPDDVQGNQQHLRIMERNTDRLVQLTNQLLDFRKTESSSFSLHFTHLNISRMLQDTCDNFRLPARQKRLDFRLKLPGKALFAYADEESINKIFSNLFSNAVKYAEKTVLVELSETDHGATIQIEISNDGNLIPDDMREKIFAPFVRLKENEKQKGTGIGLSICRSLTDLHNGNLFVTQRDGRFNTFVLRFPVTAGKFKQPANPSK; from the coding sequence TTGTTGAAACGCAAATTCCACTGTTCGTTATTTATCGCGGTGCTTTTCTTTCTTTCCGGAAAGGCGCAGCAATATTATTTCCGTCATTACCAGGTGGAAGACGGGCTTTCGCACAATACCGTTTTCTGTGTATTGCAGGACCAGAAGGGATTTTTATGGATGGGCACCAAAGACGGCCTGAACCGGTTCGATGGTAATATATTCAAAGTGTTCCGGAATGATGAGCAGGACAGCACCACTATCGGTGAAGGATATATCTATTCCCTGCACGAAGACACTTTCGGCCAGATGTGGGTAGGCACAAGCAACGGGATATACAAATACATTGCGGAAACCGAAAGCTTTGCGCTGGTCAGGCAAACGAAAGGACAAGGCATCGGCACTATGGGGAACGATGCCAAAGGCGATATATGGTATATCTCCGGCGGCAGTCTGTATCAGTATATACCGGTGAGGGACACATTGCTGAACCATGGGACCGCCGGCGCGCCGGACTATGTTACGGCCATGAGATTCATGAAAGACGGATCACTGTGGACCGGCACTTACTCCGGGCTCGTGATGCAGTATGGCCACCCCGGACGTTCTTTTTATGTTTTCGGTCATTCACCGGCATCATCCTCACGCATCATCAACCGGCTGGAAGATGCAGGCAACGGCCGGATACTCGTGGGCACAACCAACCAGGGATTGAAGCTGCTGCATACGGACGAAGGGACGTATGAGGATATCCTGAGTTACAAGACGGATAACATTCCCATCTATATCCGGCATATTCATCAGACTGCCGAAAACGAATACTGGATCGCCACCGAATCCGGCATATATATTTATGATCTGGCCAAACGGCAATACATCAATCTCCGCAAACAATACAACAATCCGTATTCCCTGTCGGACAATGCTGTCTATTTCCTGGAACGGGACAAGGAAGGCGGCGTATGGGCAGGCACCTATTTCGGCGGGATCAATTACTATCCGCCGCAGTACACTTATTTCGAAAAGTATTTTCCTGACAACAGCAACCGGAGCATCAGCGGCAATGCCGTACGCGAGATATGCGAAGATCATTACGGCAATATCTGGATAGGCACGGAAGACAACGGCATCAATAAACTTGAGCCTTCCACCGGTAATATCACGCAATACAAACCGGGGAAAGACGGTTCAGGTCTCTCTCACACCAACATTCACGGGCTGCTGGCGGAAGGCAACAATCTGTGGATCGGCACGCTGGACAATGGCATCGACCAGATGGACATCCGCACCGGAAAGGTCATTCATCACTATTCCGCCGGTGAAGGTTCCTTCAGCCATAACTTCGTTGTAGTGTTCTACAAAACACGCGCAGGCGATCTGCTGACCGGCACCGGCGCCGAACTGGCCCGGTACGATCCAGTACAGCAGGCATTTGTGAAAGTAGAGGCGCTACCGCACTGTGCTCCCCGCGGCATTGATGAAGACACCACCGGTACGGTATGGGTAGCCACGGCGGACCAGGGATTGTTCTGCTACAACCCCGCCACAGGAGAGAAAGCACAGTTCACAGCCAGCCGCGGAGAAGCTTGTGCGCTGGTCAGCAACGAACTGCTGACGGTACTGGTGGATAAAGCGCAGAACGTCTGGGTAGGCACGGAAGGGCATGGCATGATGCAATACGATCGGAAAACGCAGTGCTTCAGGCGTTACACCACTGCGCACGGCCTGCCGAGCAACTACGTTTTCCGCATACTGGAAGACAACAGCGGCAGGCTCTGGATCACCACGTCCAGAGGCCTGGCCTGCCTGAACCCCGCCTCCGGAAAGATCCGTGTATTCACCACCATCAACGGCCTGCTGAACAATCAATTCAATTACAATTCCGGGTATAAGGACAAGCACGGTAAAATGTATATCGGCAGCGTGAAAGGAATGATCGTTTTCAAACCCGATGAATTCCGCAAAGACACCTTCGTAGCGCCGGTGTACATCACCGGTTTCACGCTCTCCGGCGGCGGCACCGCAACGAAAGACCGGAAATCCATTCTCTATACCCGAAAGATCACGCTGCCATACGACCAGGCCTCCTTCAACATAGATTTTTCCGCGCTGAGCTTCACCGCGCCGGAGATGATCTCCTACGCTTATAAAATGGAGGGGCTGGACCGGGACTGGACGTTTTTGAAATCGAACCGGCTGGCCTACTTCACGGACATCAAACCGGGAAAGTACATTTTCATGGTCACCACCACAGATGCCAACGGGCATCCCGGAAAACATCCCGCCACACTGGAGATAGAGATCACACCGCCCTTCTGGGCTACTTCGCCGGCCTACCTTTTCTACGCCCTGCTGGGGATCAGCCTGCTGTATTACCTCATCAGCCGTTACCACTACCGGCAGAACCTGAAGCAGAAACGGAAAATGGAAGAACTGCGGTACAAGAAAGAAAAGGAGCTGTACCAGGCGAAAGTGGATTTCCTCACCAATGTAGCGCATGAGATCAATACCCCGCTTACGCTCATCAAAGGCCCGCTTGAACAGGTTATCGAACATCCGGACGATGTGCAGGGCAATCAGCAGCATCTGCGGATCATGGAACGCAATACGGACAGGCTTGTGCAGCTCACCAACCAGCTGCTGGATTTCCGGAAAACGGAATCATCCAGCTTCAGCCTGCATTTCACCCATCTTAATATTTCCCGGATGCTGCAGGACACCTGCGATAACTTCAGGCTGCCTGCCCGGCAAAAGCGACTGGATTTCCGGCTTAAGCTCCCCGGCAAGGCGCTGTTCGCCTATGCCGATGAAGAAAGCATCAACAAAATATTCAGCAACCTCTTCAGCAATGCCGTGAAATATGCAGAGAAAACCGTACTGGTGGAACTATCGGAAACCGATCACGGCGCAACCATCCAGATCGAGATATCCAACGACGGCAACCTGATACCCGACGATATGCGGGAAAAGATATTTGCTCCTTTTGTACGGCTGAAAGAAAATGAAAAACAAAAAGGCACCGGCATCGGGTTATCTATCTGCCGCTCGCTGACGGACCTGCACAACGGCAACCTTTTCGTAACGCAACGCGATGGCAGGTTCAACACTTTCGTGCTCCGCTTCCCGGTAACCGCCGGTAAATTCAAACAACCTGCAAACCCTTCAAAATAA